The Pseudomonas chlororaphis subsp. piscium genome contains the following window.
TCTCCAACCTGTGGCTGAACTTCATCTACAAGATCGGTATTCCGGGGATGCTGCTGTTCATCGCCGTCACCCTGATGTGGTGGCGCGAGGTGCGCCCACTGGCGCCGATCCGTCAGATAACCGCTGACAACGCACTGTGGCTGGGCTGCATTTCCGGCCTGCTGGCGGCGTTGCTGACGGGTCTGTTCGACCACTACTTCAGCTTCACTTTCGTGCTGATCGGTCTGTTCTGGCTGTTGATGGGCATGAGCCTGCAACAGGTCCGGTTACGCCCGGCCATCACCCTCCCCCCCATCAACCCCAAGGATCGCCAAGCATGAAACACCGTATTTTCCATTCTGCGGATCTGCCGGAACGCCTGCCTGCCCTGGCCTCGGAGCTGGGCGTCAGCCACGATGAACTGCTCGAGGCCTACAGCTGGGGGCTGAACAACGACGTGCTGTTCGTCGAGGGCGACGGCGAGCAGGCGCGCTACAGCATCTCCTCGGTGGACATCGAACAGATCATCGAACATCCCCTGGCCCGAAGCCTGTATCGCCGCTTGAAGCAGGACATCCCCACCACCCTGGTGCCGCGCTACGGCAAGAACCTGGCCACCCTCAAGGACCGCTGGTTGCGGGCCTGGGAACAGGCCTACAACATCCTGATCAACAAGATCCCCAGCCATCACGTGCGCATCGCCTGGCTACGCCTGGGCGGCGCGAAAATCGGCAAGGGCTCGACCATCTGGCGCAACACCGAGGTGCTGGGGGTGGAAAACCTGGTGATCGGCGATGACAGCGTGGTCGCCTGGCATTGTCAGGTCGACGCCCGGGCCGGGCTGATCATCGGCGATCATGTGACGATCGCCTCTCACGTGCTGATTCTCGCCGGCGGCCATGACCCGATGAGCCCCGAGTTCTGGTCGATATCCGCGCCCATCTACATCGATGACTACGCCTGGATCGCCACCCGGGCGCTGATCGCCCATGGCTCGCATATCGGTCGCGGGGCGGTAGTGACCGCCAACACCCTGGTGGCCAAGGCCGTTCCCCCCTACAAGATCATCGGTGGCAGCGGTGCCAAACCCATGGGCGAGCGCCCTCACGACCTGAACTACAAGGTGGGTGGCAAAGGCCTGTTCACCCTGTTCTATTGATGCTCGGCAGCACCCTGCTACTGACCCTGGCGACCCTCGCCGGGCTGCTCGCCGGTTTTGCCCGCGAATGGCTGCTGGTGGCGGCCTGGGGCGCGGGCAGCCGCAGCGATGCCTTCCTGGTCGCGGTGTTCATTCCCGAAGCCCTGCGCATGACCCTGGCGGCCGGTATCCTGGCGGCCGCGGCCCTGCCGCTCTATCAGGAGCGCGACGCCCAGCGCCAGCACGCCTGGCTGGCCGGCCTGAGTCCGCGCCTGCTGGGCCTGGGACTGGGGCTGTATGCCCTGCTGGCCTTGAGCGCACCACTGTGGATCCGCCTGATCGGTCCCGGGCTCGACAGCGCAGCCCAGGCCGAAGCCGCCGCCAATCTGCGCAGCCTGGCCGCCTGTATCCCCGGCCTGCTCCTGCATGCGCTGTTCAGCATTCCGCTGCACGCCCGGCAACGTTTTGTCCTGCCGGGGCTGGGCTCGCTGCTGTTCAACCTGCCACCGGTGCTTTATCTGTTTTTCTACGGCCAGGCGAGCCTGGGCTCCGGCCTTTCGCTGGCGTTTTTTCTCGGCAGCCTGCTGATGTGCCTGTCGCTGGTGCCGGCGATCTGGCAAATCGGCTGGCGCCCCTGGCAGATCCGCGGGGACGTTGGAGCCAGCCGTGAATTGCTCGTGCGCCTCGGCCCGCTGCTGACCAGCAACCTGGCCAGCCAGGGCCTGGCGCTGGTGGAACGGGTGGTCGCCAGCTACCTGGGCGAAGGCGCGGTGACCTGGGTCAACCTGGCGCGCAAGCTGATCAACCTGCCGTTGATTGCCTTGATGAGCCTGAACCAGGTCCTGCTCGGT
Protein-coding sequences here:
- a CDS encoding acyltransferase → MKHRIFHSADLPERLPALASELGVSHDELLEAYSWGLNNDVLFVEGDGEQARYSISSVDIEQIIEHPLARSLYRRLKQDIPTTLVPRYGKNLATLKDRWLRAWEQAYNILINKIPSHHVRIAWLRLGGAKIGKGSTIWRNTEVLGVENLVIGDDSVVAWHCQVDARAGLIIGDHVTIASHVLILAGGHDPMSPEFWSISAPIYIDDYAWIATRALIAHGSHIGRGAVVTANTLVAKAVPPYKIIGGSGAKPMGERPHDLNYKVGGKGLFTLFY
- a CDS encoding lipid II flippase MurJ, with translation MLGSTLLLTLATLAGLLAGFAREWLLVAAWGAGSRSDAFLVAVFIPEALRMTLAAGILAAAALPLYQERDAQRQHAWLAGLSPRLLGLGLGLYALLALSAPLWIRLIGPGLDSAAQAEAAANLRSLAACIPGLLLHALFSIPLHARQRFVLPGLGSLLFNLPPVLYLFFYGQASLGSGLSLAFFLGSLLMCLSLVPAIWQIGWRPWQIRGDVGASRELLVRLGPLLTSNLASQGLALVERVVASYLGEGAVTWVNLARKLINLPLIALMSLNQVLLGLMSGKSGDQRLGLLHRGLDAATLLSLPAALGLVGASPALIHWLLPAQSADGPLPALLGWFAVSLVFGAWNAMLARYAYAAGDTRTPLYCELLGSLLNALLLAGLPLITGLNAIPLAALGGVILTNLLLMQRQQLLSLISWPARWAVSAILLGAAALLLHPLLNVWLQLGLSTVAGLLLLIALGLWLKPWRA